Within Gaiella occulta, the genomic segment CTCGTGCAGGGAGCGCTCCGCGGCGAGGTCGATCCCGCACGCCTGCATGAACGCGAGGGCGCGGCCGATCTCGTCGGCGAGCTGCTCGTAGCGCTGTCCCGCGCTCGAGCTGGCGACGAACTCCTTGTTCCACGTGTGCACCTGCGTGATGTCGGCGAAGCCGCCCTTCGTGTAGGCACGCAGCAGGTTGAGGGTCGACGCGGCCTGGTAGTAGCCCTGCACGATCCGCTCCGGGTCGGGCACGCGCGCGGCGGCGTCCGCCTCGTCGGAGTGCACCGTGTGCCCCCGGAACGACGGCAGCTCGACGCCGTCGACGATCTCCGTGTCGGCGCTGCGCGGCTTCGCGAACTGGCCGGCCACCCTCCCCACCTTCACGACCGGCAGCGACGCGCCGAAGGTGAGCACGGCGGACATCTGCAGCAGCACCTTCAGCTTCTCGCGGATCGGGATCGGCGACACCTCGCGGAACGACTCGACGCAGTCGCCCGCCTGCAGCAGCAGCGCGCGCCCCTCGGCCACCTCGCCGAGGCCGTGCAGCAGCTTCCGCGCCTCGCCGGCGAACACGAGCGGCGGCATGCCGCGCAGCCGCTCGCGCACGGCGGCGAGCGCGGCCGCGTCGGGCCATGCCGGCTGCTGACCGGCCGGCAGGGCGCGCCACGAGGCGGGGCTCCAGGTGGGCTCGGTGACCGCCATGGACGCCAGTGTAGTTGCGAGCCGTTTTGACGCTGCGCCTCAAAACGGCTAGATAGACGGCTCCCATGCGCATCTTCTCCGGCATCAAGCCGAGCGGCGATCCGACGCTCGGCAACTACTCGGGCGGCTTCCGCCAGTACGCGGCGACCCAGGAAATGGGCGACGCCTACTTCTGCATCGTCGACCTCCATGCGATCACGGTGGAGTACGACCCGGCCGACCTGCACGAGCGCACGCTCGACCTGTTCGCGATGCTCGTCGCCACCGGCCTCGACCCCGATCGCTCGACCGTGTTCGCGCAGAGCCACGTGACGGCCCACGCCGAGGCGAGCTGGCTGCTGTCGGCGGTCACGAGCTACGGCCAGCTCGGCCGCATGACGCAGTTCAAGGAGAAGGGCAGCCGGCAGGATTTCGTGTCGGCGGCGCTCTTCAACTATCCGATCCTGATGTCCGGCGACATCCTGCTCTACCAGGCCGACATCGTCCCCATCGGGGACGACCAGCGGCAGCACCTGGAGCTCGCGCGCGACGTCGCCGAGCGCTTCAACACGCGCTTCGGCGAGGTGTTCACCGTGCCGGAGGGCGTGTACCCGGAGGTCGGGGCGCGGATCATGGACCTGCAGGATCCGCTCGGCAAGATGGGCAAGACCGGCAGCTCCGAGCAGGGAACGGTGCGGCTGCTGGACGCGCCCGACGCGATCCGGCGCAAGTTCAGGACGGCCGTCACCGACTCCGGGCGCGAGGTGCGCCGCGGACCCGACAAGCCGGGGATCTCGAACCTGATCGACATCATGTCCGTGGCGACGGGGACGACGCCGGACGCGGTCGAGGCGGAGTACGGCGACGCCGGCTACGGCGCCTTCAAGCAGGCGGTCGGCGAGGCCGTCGTCGCGCTGCTCGAGCCGGTCCAGCAGCGCTACGCCGAGCTGCGCGGCGACGACGGCGAGCTGCTGCGGCTGCTCGGGCAGGGCGCCGAGAAGGCGCGGGCGGCCTCCGCGCCGACGCTCGAGCGCATGTACGAGGCGATGGGGTTCGCCCGCCTGCGCTGACGAGCAGGGATCGCCGTCGCGCGGGCGCCGCTACGCCATGCCGACCAGGCGCCGCAGCGCGTCGACCTCGTCGCGGGTGAGCTCACGCCAGGCGCCCACCTCGAGCCCCTTCAGGTCGAGGCCCGCGTAGCCGCTGCGATGCAGCCGCCGCACCGGGTGCCCGACCGCGTCGCACATCCGCCGCACCTGACGGTTCCTGCCCTCGTGCAGGACGAGCTCGAGGCGGGCGCGGCCGAGGCGTCGCACCCGGGCGGGCGCGGTGACGCCGTCCTCGAGGGCGACCCCGCTTGCGAGGCGCAGGATCGTCTCGGCGGACGGCTCTCCCTCGACGTCGGCGACGTAGGTCTTCTCGACCCCGTAGCGCGGATGGGCGAGCCGGTGCGCGAGGTCGCCGTCGTTGCTGAGCAGGAGCGCGCCCGTCGTGTCGATGTCGAGGCGCCCGACGGGGACGACGCGCGCGTCATGACCGACGATGTCGACCACGGTGGGCCGCCCCTGCGGGTCGCGCGCGGTCGTGACGACGCCGGGCGGCTTGTGCAGCAGCACGTGGGCGAGCGGCTGCTTCCCCACCTCGACGCCGTCCACCTCGACCCGGTCGCCGGCCGCGACGAACGTGCCCGGCTCGCCGGGAGCGCCGTTGACCCGCACGCGACCCGCCCTGATCAGCGCATCGGCGCCGCGGCGCGACGCGACGCCCGCGCGGGCGAGATAGCGGTTCAGTCGCACCGCCGCATTCTCGCCTGCTTCGACTACTCTCCGCGCGATGCGCGACTACGCGGAGTGGGCACGCGGGCTCGCCGACCTCGTCGTCGGCTTCGGCGCCAACGTGCAGGCGGGGCAGATCCTCGGCGTCACGACGTACGTGGGCAAGGAGCAGGTCGCGCGCGAGATCGCCCGCGCCGCGTACGCGCGCGGCGCCCGCTACGTCGACGTCGTCACGTTCGACAACTGGGTGAAGCGCGAGCGCCTGCTCGGCGCCCCCGAGGACTCCCTCGACTTCATCCCGCCGTGGATGCTCGACCGCCTGCGCTGGCTCGCCGCCGAGCACGGCGCACGCATCGCGCTGAGCGGACCGCAGGCCCCGGCCGCGCTGCGCGGGATCGCGCCGGAGCGGATGGGGCGAGATCTGCTGCCGTACCTGCCGGAGGTCGGCCGGGTCGTCAACGAGCGCGTGACGAACTGGTGCACGATCCCGGCACCGACGGCCGACTGGGCGGAGATCGTCTACCCCGGCCTGCGGCGCGACGAGGCGCTCGAGCGCCTGTGGCAGGCGGTCGCGCACATCTGCCGCCTCGACGCGGACGACCCCGCGCAGGCCTGGCGCGACCGCATGGCGACCGTGCGCGCGAGCGCCGACCGCATCACGCAGCGCCGCTTCGACGCGATGCGGCTGCACGGCCCCGGCACCGACCTCACCGTCGGCCTGTTTCGCTCCTCGATCTGGCACGCGGCCGAGTTCGTGACGGTGGACGGCATCGAGCACTTCCCGAACATCCCGAGCGAGGAGACCTTCACCACCCCGGATCCGGAGCGTGTGGACGGCTACGTCAGCGCGACGCTGCCGCTCGAACTGTACGGGTCGGTGATCCGGGGCATCCGCGTCGAGTTCGAGGGTGGCCGGGCGGTGCGCATCGACGCCGACGAGAACGCGGAGGCGCTGCGCAGCGCCTGCGCGAAGGACGACGGCGGCACGCGGCTGGGCGAGATCGCGCTCGTGGACGGCGCCGGCCGCATCGGCCCGCTCGGGACGGTCTTCTACGACACGCTGATCGACGAGAACGCCGCCAGCCACATCGCGCTCGGCTCGGGCTACGACCTTGCCGTCGAGGACGAGGCCGACAAGGCGCGCGTCAACCGCAGCCAGATCCACATCGACTTCATGGTCGGCAGCCCGGCGCTCCGCGTCGACGGGATCACGCACGCGGGCGAGCACGTTCCCGTGCTCCGCGACGGGGCCTGGGCAATCTGAGCTCGGGCGCGGCGGCGCCCGCTGCGCCGGGACCGCTCAGACCGGCGGGTCCGGGTCGTACTGGATGTAGCGGCGCACCTCGCGTGCGCGCTCGACCGAGTGCAGGCGCGCGACCAGGTGGAGCGCCATGTCGATGCCGGCGGAGACGCCTGCCGCGGTGACGACGTCGCCGTCGTCGACGAAGCGGTCGTCGCGGCGCGCCTCGATCGTCGGGTCGAGCTCGAGCAGCAGATCGAACGCCGACCAGTGGGTGGCTGCGGGGCGGCCACGAAGCAGGCCGGCCGCGGCGAGCACGAGCGACCCCGTGCACACGCTCGCGACCACCTGCGCCTGCGCCGAGCACGCGCGCGTCCATGCGAGGGCGGCGCCGTCCTCGAGCAGGGCGCGGGTGCCGTGCCCGCCGGGGACGAGCAGGACGTCGAACGGCGGCGCCGACTGCCAGCTGTGGTCGGGCAGGACGCGCAGGCCCTTCGCGCAGGCTACGGGCGTATCGTCGCGCGCGACGGTGAGCACCGCTGCGCCGTCGTCGGGCCAGCGCTGCGCCCACGCGGCGAGCACCTCCCACGGCCCCGCCCAGTCGAGCTCCTCGGCACCGTCGAAGAGGAAGACGCCGATGTTCATGCGGTCCCTCGCTCCTACGAGGCGCGTGCCTGGGCGACCTCGAGCAGCCGCCGGCGGATCGCCTCCTCGTCGGCGCCGACGTCGTCGAGCCGCGGCAGCGCCGCGAGGCTCTCGAGGCCGAATACGCGCTCGAACAGGGGCGTCACGCGGTAGCGCACGGCGCCGCCGGTACCGCTCTCGCGTCCGGCCTCGGCGATGAGGCCGCGCTCGACGAGCGACGCGACGGCCGAGTCGGCGGCGACGCCGCGGATGCGGGCTATCTCGGGGCGCGACACGGGGCCGAGGTAGGCGACGATGGCGACGGTCTCGAGTGCCGCCTGCGAGAGGCCGCGCTCGACGGGGCGCTCGAACAGGCGCGCACACGCCGCGGCCGCCTCGCGGGCGGCGCCGAACGCCCAGCCGCCGGCGACCTGCTGCAGCACGATGCCGCTGCGCCCCTCGCTGTAGCGCTCGCGCAGGAGGCCGAGCGCGGTCTCGACGCGCTCCGCGTCGTCGCCGCTGGCGTCGGCGAGCTCGTCGACGCTGAGCGGCTGCGACGCGACGACGAGCAGCGCCTCGACCGTGCGCGCGAGCGCGTCGACGGGGTTGGTCGAGATCAGGCGGAGCGGGCGGTCCATGCATGGATCCTTTCGTCGTCGGCGCGGGAAACCCTGATCGGCGCAAACGGCTGAGCCTGCGAGATCGCGATCTCACCGGTCTTGCGGAGCTCGAGCAGCGCGAGGAATGCGACGGCCTGCTCGACGCGCGACAGGCCCTGCACCTCGGCGTCGAAGTCGAAGCGGCGCCGGCGCTGCAGCACCGCGCGGAAGCGCTCGAGGAACCGCGACACGGGCGGGAAGCGCAGCGCCATGTGGGCGAGCGACACGCGCGGCGGCTCGACGGCGAGCGCGCGGATCGCCTCGGCGAGCCGCAGCGGCTGCTGCTCTGCCAGCCGCCGCTGCGGCTGCGGAGCGAGCGGAGCGGGCCCGAGGCGGAAGTAGCGGTCGCGTTCGGCCTCCAGGCGCTCGCGCAGGAACGCAGACGCCTGCTTCATGCGCCGGTACTCGGCCAGGCGCCGTGCGAGCTCCTCCGCCGCCTCTTCGGGCTCGAGGTCGGCGAGCTCCGCCTCCTCCTCGGGGAACAGCCGGCGCGCCTTCAGCTCGAGCAGCGCCGCGATGAGGATGAGGAACTCGCCGCACGCGTCGAGATCGAGCCGGTCGCGCTCGGCGAGCCGCTCGACGAAAGCGACGACGATCGCGGCCATGTCGATCTCGGCAGGCTCGATCGCCTCTTTGAGCAGGAGCGTCAGCAGGAGGTCGAACGGGCCCTCGAAGGCGTCGAGGTCCAGATCGAGATCGCGGACGGCACTGGCCACCCGGCGACCCTAGCGGCCCCGTCGGACACGGCCCGACCCGGGAACGGCCATCTTCGGGCCCGTCGGGACGGACGTGTGCGGCGGCCGCCCGCGCCGCTGCGAGAGCCAGAACCACACGATCCCCGCGACGAGGCCGAGCCCCGAGACCCACGTGTTCACGCGCAGGCCGAGGATGTGGTTGGCGGGATCGACGCGCAGCAGCTCGACCCAGAAGCGGCCGAAGCACCAGAGCACGACGTAGAGCGCGAACAGGCCGGGCGGGCGGGGCCGGCGGCGGCGCTCGATCACGTAGACGAGCAGGGCGGCAGCGAGCAGATCCCAGAGCAGCTCGTAGAGGAACGTCGGATGGAACGTCGCCCGGTCGAGGTAGGCGAGCGGCCGGTTGACCGGATCGATCTCGAGACCCCACGGCAGGTCGGTGGGCTTGCCGAAGAGCTCCTGGTTCCACCAGTTGCCGATGCGTCCCACCGCCTGGGCGACGAGCAGGCCGGGCGCGAGGGTGTCGGCGAGGAGCCACACGTCGGCGCCCGCGCGCCGCGCGATGATGCCGCCGACGAGGCAGCCTGCCGCGACCCCGCCCCAGATGCCGAGGCCGCCCTTCCAGATCGCAAACGGCCCCCACCACTGGTCGGGCACCTGGTTCCAGCTCGTGGCGAGGTGGTAGAGGCGGGCTCCCACGATGCCGGCGCCGACACCCCAGATCGCGAGCCGGAAGATCAGGTCCCAGTCGCCGCCGCGAGCAACCCAGCGCCTGCCGGTGATGACGACGCAGAGGCCGATCGCGGCGAGCAGCGTCAGCCCGTACATGTGGATCGTCAGCGGCCCGAGATCGAGCGTGCCGTTCGACGGCGAGGGGATCGACGCGAGGAGATGCATCTGCTGAGACATTCTCCCCGACGGGGAGGACGCCTTCCCGCCGAGCGTCTCTGCCGCACCCCCGGCGCCCGGCTACGGCGGGCACCGGGGGTGGGGACGCATCGGATCTACAGCAGGATCTGGAGGGCGAGGTCGATCGAGCAGCCGGCCTCGAGCAGGTGCGTCGCGAGGTGCAGGTCGACCTCGTGCGAGGCGGCGAGCACCGCGGCCGACTCGTGGTCGTAGCCGGCGCGCACGAGCGACTCCGCGCGCCAGCGCTCGACCATCTCGAGCTCGAGGTCGGGGCCGGTTTGGAGATTCGCCGTTGACATCGTCACCTCTGCTAACGCATTGCCGTACCTGTGTATTCGGCCGACACGCCGAGTCGGATGTCCCCCTTCTACGGCATCCGTCTCAACGAATTGCGCACGTGCGGTGAGGACTTCGTAAAGACGCGGCCGCTTCCCTGCCGCGGACGCCGGTCTCGATCAGCGCTCCAGCCAGGCGAGCAGCTCCCAGAACGGGTCTCCCGCCGGCGGCAGGTACGGCGGACGGCGCCTGCGTGCGCGCAGCTGCGCCCAGCTGACGTAGGAGCGCAGCCGGCGCCCGAGCCGCCGGCGCGTGGCGTCCGTCGGCTCGACCAGCGCTTCGCGCAGGGCGTAGCGCCACGCCGCCGCCTCCTTCTCGAGCCGCCTGCCCGAGCGGCCGTCGCCGACGAGATGCCCGATCTCGTGCAGGGCGACGAAGTAGCTGACCTGCCCGCGCACCGGTGGAATGCGGATCTCGAGCGACCGCTCGACGCGACCGTCGCGGTGGCGCACGCGTTTGCGGACGGCACGCCCGCGGCCGTCGCAGCGCGCGATACCGTGTCGAGCGCACAGCGCGGTCACGTGCACGTCGAGGTCTTCGCTGCGCACGGGTCGAGCCTACGCACGCGGGCCGACGGCACCGCGCCCGTACAATCCCGCCCCGTGATCGCCCTCGCCTCGGGTCTCGCGCTGCTGATCGGCTGGCGCTACGGCTTCTCGCGCCGCTCTCTCGAGCTCGCCTCGGCCACGTTCGCGGTCGTGCTGGCGCTGCAGACGATCGGGCTCGTGCTCTCCGGCGGCGAGGCGGCGGGGAGCTACTGGGCGATCGTGTCCGTGATCGCGGCGGCCTGGGTCGCGTGCGTGTTCGTGGGCGACCGTGTCCGCCGGCTCCTGCGCGGCTGACCGCTCAGCCGGCCACGCGACGCCGCCGCACGGGGCGCCGCCGGGGCGGCCTACGGACGGCGGCGCGAGGGCCCCTTCGCCACAGACGTAACCTCGGCGTAACCGATTCTTGGTGCGCTCTTGACACGGTCGCAGGCACCGTGCGGCGGACACGGACATCGTGTCGCACCCGACCCACGAGCCGAAGGAGACCGCACGTGAAGCTCCCCGTCACGCCCGCCCTCGTCGCCTGCGTCGCAGCCGCGGCTGTCGCCGCAGGGCCCGCCGCCGCCCGCCCGTCCGGCGCAGCGAGCGTCGTGAAGGTCTCGGCACCGCCGCTCGGCCTCAAGTTCGACACGAAGGTGCTGCGAGCGCACCCCGGCAAGATCAAGATCGTCTTCACGAATCGCTCGACGATCCAGCACAACGTGCGCATCGAGAGCGGCGAGAACGAGCTCGGGGGCACGAAGACGCTCGGGAAGGGCCTCGCGGTCGCCTTCCTCACCCTCAAGAAGGGCACCTACAACTTCTACTGCTCGGTGCCGGGCCACGAGGCAGCCGGCATGAAGGGAAAGCTCGTCGTCTCGTGACGGCGAGCGGCCGCGCCGGGGGCCGCGCCGGCCCCCGGCGGCCCGGGGCACGCCACGAGACGATCGCCGCCACGGTGCCGGCGGCGGCCGGGGACGGCGCCGAGCGGGTCGGCGTCGCCGAGCCTATTTGACCGCGGCCTCGCCCAGCAGCGCCTTCGCCTCGGCGAGGAAGTCGGAGTCGCACTGCACGCGGTACTCGGGGCCGAGCGCGAGCGTCTTCGCGCCGAGCGAGGTCTCGAGCGCCACGTAGACGGGCGATTCGCCCGGGTAGTCCTTCACGAGGCGTGCGAGCTCCTGGATGACGCCGGCCGGCGCCTGCCGCGCGTCGAGGCGGAACCGCACCTCGCGCCGCTCCGGCACGGCCTCGAACGCCGCCAGTTCCATGGCGATCAGCTTCGTCTCGCCCTGCTGCTTGTGGTCGACGCGCCCCTTGACCACGAGGATGCGGTCGCTGACGCACAGCTCCCGCGCAGTCGCATAGGTGGTCGAGAACACCACCGCCTCCGCAGAGCCGGTCGGGTCGTCGAGCGTGAGAAAGACCATCGGCTCGCCCTTCTTCGTCATCAGCTGCTTCACCGACGAGACGATGCCGCCGACCGTCACCACCTCGCCGTCGCGGCGGCGCTCGAGCTCGGCGAGCGTGGCGTCCGTCTTGCGGCGCAGCTGCTCGCGCACCGCGTGCAAGGGGTGCTCCGACACGTAGAGGCCGAGCGTCTCCTTCTCGAGCCTGAGCAGCTCCGCCTTCTCGAACTCGCCCGCCGCGATCGGCGGATGGTGCCGATGCGTCTCCGTCGCGGCCGCGACGGCGCCGAAGTCGCTGTCGAAGATCGACGCCTGACCGGCGAGGCGGTCGGCGGCGAGCTTCTGCCCGTAGGCGAGCGCCTGCTCGAGCGCGGCGAGCATCCCCATCCGCGAAGCGCCTGTCGAGTCGAGCGCGCCGCACTTGACGAGCGACTCGAGCGCGCGCTTGTTGACGACCTGCGGGTCGACGCGCTCGGTGAACTCCCAGATCGACCCGAAGCGACCGCCCGCCTCGCGCGCCGCGACGATCGCGCGCGCGGCGCTGTCGCCGACGTTCTTGACGGCGTTGAGGCCGAAGCGGATCTTGCCGTCGACGACGGCGAAGTCGGTGCCCGACTCGTTCACGTCGGGCGGCAGCACCTCGATGCCCATCTCCTCGCACGCGTTCACGTACAGCGGCACGCGATCCTTCGTGCTCATCACCGATGAGATGAGCGCGGCCATGTACTCGCGCGGATGGTTGGCGCGCAGCCAGGCGGTGCGGTAGGCGATCAGCGCGTAGCAGGCGGCGTGCGATTTGTTGAAGGAGTAGTCCTGCGCCTTCTCCATGTCGTCCCACAGCCCCTTCGCGGTTCCGGGGGCCACCCCGTTGGCGGCGCAGCCGTCGAGGAACTTCTGCTTCAGCGACGCCATCAGCGCGTGGATCTTCTTGCCGATCGCCTTGCGCAGATCGTCGGCCTCGGCCGGGCTGAAGCCGGCGAGCGCCTTCGCGATCTCCATGTACTGCTCCTGGTATATACAATTGTGTACGATGATGCCGTTGGCCACGAAGTTGTGGATGCCGCCGACGGTGATGTCGTAGACGCGCTCCTCGCCGGCCGGCTCGATCGAGACGATCTCCTGCCAGCACACGCGGATCGCACGCTCCGCTCGTGGAAGCTCGATGCGGTCGATCGCCTCTGCCACCACGCGCGCACCGATGCGCTGCCGGCCGCTGTGGAAGTGCCGTCGCTCGAGGCCCGCGAGCCGCGCCGTACCTCGAACGGAGAGTCGCCCGCCGCGCGTGCGATCGACCTCGGACAGCGGGGCACCGTCGGTGGCCTCGAGAATCTCCGCCAACACCTGTCGGCGGTCGAGCGTCAAGCCGCGGTCAGCGGCGCAGGCCCTCACATTGCGCTTCCAGGTGACCATGAACGGCTGAACGAGCTCCGCAAAGCGCTGCGCCCCGTCGAGCGTCACCTGATATGCGATTGCCCCGTCACCGTACGGGGCGGCAGAGATCGATGCCCTGATACCCAGCCTGAGGAGCAGCGCCTGGACGTCCGAGGCGAGGGTCGGCGAAATGGTCTTGTACGTCACGGCTCTCGATCCGACGTGCCCGTCGCAATCCCATAGTGCGGCGAGAAACCGGCCGATCTCCTCGTCCGCGAGCTCGAACACCTCTTCGGGCACGAGCTTCTGCGCGCTCGTCGGCCCCCTGCGCCCACCACGCCCCGGGTCGTCGCCGGCTTTCCAGCGAAGGCCGATGCTGCGGAGCCAATGCTCGAGCGACGACGGCTCGTGATAGCGCTCGACCTTGTCGCGATCACGCGTGACGGTGATGCACACGACGCCTCTGTCCTTCTCGTAGCGGTTCAGCACGACATCATCGAAGCCCATCAGGCACGAGTGCTCGAAACTCGAGAGCAGCGATGCGTCCGACGAGTAGAACGACGTCAACGCAGTACCGACCGAGCCGTCCGCGATCACGTATGCGAGCGTTCGGTACCTGGCCCGCTCCCGTTCGCTCAACCACCGCCCGTCACCGCTGAGCGAGAGCTTCCGCGGAGTCGCGAGGCGCTCGCCTGGACGCAGCGCGCAAAGCTCCTGCCAGCCGGACTCGGTGAGGAACTGATGATCTGCCGTCGCACGGATCGATGCGCCGTTGCGCAGGCGCACCTCGTAGACGGGCCGTACACCGTTGTCGAACCAGGCGGTCACGTGGGAATGGGTCGGCGAGAGATCGTCGTCAACCCCTTGAACGAGCACGTCCTCGCTTCCCGAGAGCTCATCGATCCGAATGCGGCGACCGCTCGCGGCGTCGAACACGAGCGTGTCGCCCGTGAGGCACGTCCCGTACGTGCCTCCGGTGATCGGCTTCAGGCGCTCGTCCGGGAACGAGACCGGCTCGCGCCCGTGCTTTCTCGCCGCGTACGTCGGGATGTACGCCATCGGCCCGGGGCGATACAGCGCGACGAGGGCGATCAAGTCCTCGAACTCGGTTGGCCTCACCTGGCGCAGCGCCTCGCGCATGCCGGACGACTCGAACTGGAAGACGCCCGTCGACTCGCCGCGGGCGAGCATCTCGTACGTCTTGCGGTCGTCGAGCGGGATCTTCGTGATGTCGAGGCCGTCGCCGGCGAGGGCGACGGCGGTCTCGATCACGTCGAGGTTGCGCAGGCCGAGGAAGTCCATCTTCAGCAGGCCGAGCTGCTCGACGGTGTTCATGGAGAACTGCGTCACGACCTCCGCGTCCGGACCCTTCTGCTGCAAGGGGATCGTCTCGATCAGCGGCTCGGCCCCGATGACGACGCCGGCCGCGTGGATCGAGTCGGCGCGGGTGAGCCCTTCGAGCGGCCGGGCCAGGTCGACGATCTCCTTCGCGGCGGGATCGCTGTCGTAGGCCTGCCGTAGCTCCGCGCCGGGCTTGAGCCCGTCCGCGAGCGTCTGCCCGGGGCCTTCGGGCACGAGCTTGGCGATGCGGTCGACGGTGCCGTACGGGATCTCGAGCACGCGGCCCGCGTCGCGGATGGCGGCGCGGGCGGCCATCGTCGAGAAGGTGATGATCTGCGCGACCCGGTCGCGTCCGTACTTCTCGGCGACGTAGGCGATCACGCGCTCGCGGCCCTCGACCGCGAAGTCGATGTCGATGTCGGGCATCGACTTGCGGCCGGGGTTGAGGAAGCGCTCGAACAGGAGGTCGTAGCGGATCGGGTCGATGTCGGTGATCTCGAGGCAGTAGGCGACGAGCGAGCCGGCCGCCGAGCCGCGGCCCGGGCCGACGGCGACGCCGTCGCGCTTCGCGAAGCCGATGAAGTCGGCGACGATGAGGAAGTAGTCGGCGAAGCCCATCTCGCGGATCGTCTTGAGCTCGAACTGCAGCCGCTCCGTCAGCTCGGGCGTCGTCTTGCCGTAGCGCTTGCGCAGCCCGGCCTCGCACAGCTCGACGAGATACTCGAAGGCGTCGCGGCCGCCGGGCGTCGGGAACTGCGGCAGCAGGATGCGCCCGAGCTCGATCTCGACGTTGCAGCGCTCGGCGACCTCGAGCGTGC encodes:
- a CDS encoding class II 3-deoxy-7-phosphoheptulonate synthase, coding for MAVTEPTWSPASWRALPAGQQPAWPDAAALAAVRERLRGMPPLVFAGEARKLLHGLGEVAEGRALLLQAGDCVESFREVSPIPIREKLKVLLQMSAVLTFGASLPVVKVGRVAGQFAKPRSADTEIVDGVELPSFRGHTVHSDEADAAARVPDPERIVQGYYQAASTLNLLRAYTKGGFADITQVHTWNKEFVASSSAGQRYEQLADEIGRALAFMQACGIDLAAERSLHEVDVWTSHEGLLLDYEEPLTRKDSLTGDWYACSAHMLWIGERTRELDGAHVEFFSGVHNPIGVKLGPAATADEVVALCERLNPRRLPGRLTLIARMGADRVRELLPPLLRAVRESGIPVVWACDPMHANVFRTASGVKTRRFDDVMREIEGFFAAHRAVGTWPGGVHLEITGEDVTECLGGAEAVLEEQLDHRYETLCDPRLNARQSLDLAFRVAELMRG
- the trpS gene encoding tryptophan--tRNA ligase, whose product is MRIFSGIKPSGDPTLGNYSGGFRQYAATQEMGDAYFCIVDLHAITVEYDPADLHERTLDLFAMLVATGLDPDRSTVFAQSHVTAHAEASWLLSAVTSYGQLGRMTQFKEKGSRQDFVSAALFNYPILMSGDILLYQADIVPIGDDQRQHLELARDVAERFNTRFGEVFTVPEGVYPEVGARIMDLQDPLGKMGKTGSSEQGTVRLLDAPDAIRRKFRTAVTDSGREVRRGPDKPGISNLIDIMSVATGTTPDAVEAEYGDAGYGAFKQAVGEAVVALLEPVQQRYAELRGDDGELLRLLGQGAEKARAASAPTLERMYEAMGFARLR
- a CDS encoding pseudouridine synthase, whose protein sequence is MRLNRYLARAGVASRRGADALIRAGRVRVNGAPGEPGTFVAAGDRVEVDGVEVGKQPLAHVLLHKPPGVVTTARDPQGRPTVVDIVGHDARVVPVGRLDIDTTGALLLSNDGDLAHRLAHPRYGVEKTYVADVEGEPSAETILRLASGVALEDGVTAPARVRRLGRARLELVLHEGRNRQVRRMCDAVGHPVRRLHRSGYAGLDLKGLEVGAWRELTRDEVDALRRLVGMA
- a CDS encoding aminopeptidase; its protein translation is MRDYAEWARGLADLVVGFGANVQAGQILGVTTYVGKEQVAREIARAAYARGARYVDVVTFDNWVKRERLLGAPEDSLDFIPPWMLDRLRWLAAEHGARIALSGPQAPAALRGIAPERMGRDLLPYLPEVGRVVNERVTNWCTIPAPTADWAEIVYPGLRRDEALERLWQAVAHICRLDADDPAQAWRDRMATVRASADRITQRRFDAMRLHGPGTDLTVGLFRSSIWHAAEFVTVDGIEHFPNIPSEETFTTPDPERVDGYVSATLPLELYGSVIRGIRVEFEGGRAVRIDADENAEALRSACAKDDGGTRLGEIALVDGAGRIGPLGTVFYDTLIDENAASHIALGSGYDLAVEDEADKARVNRSQIHIDFMVGSPALRVDGITHAGEHVPVLRDGAWAI
- a CDS encoding DJ-1/PfpI family protein yields the protein MNIGVFLFDGAEELDWAGPWEVLAAWAQRWPDDGAAVLTVARDDTPVACAKGLRVLPDHSWQSAPPFDVLLVPGGHGTRALLEDGAALAWTRACSAQAQVVASVCTGSLVLAAAGLLRGRPAATHWSAFDLLLELDPTIEARRDDRFVDDGDVVTAAGVSAGIDMALHLVARLHSVERAREVRRYIQYDPDPPV
- the scpB gene encoding SMC-Scp complex subunit ScpB; its protein translation is MDRPLRLISTNPVDALARTVEALLVVASQPLSVDELADASGDDAERVETALGLLRERYSEGRSGIVLQQVAGGWAFGAAREAAAACARLFERPVERGLSQAALETVAIVAYLGPVSRPEIARIRGVAADSAVASLVERGLIAEAGRESGTGGAVRYRVTPLFERVFGLESLAALPRLDDVGADEEAIRRRLLEVAQARAS
- a CDS encoding segregation and condensation protein A — protein: MASAVRDLDLDLDAFEGPFDLLLTLLLKEAIEPAEIDMAAIVVAFVERLAERDRLDLDACGEFLILIAALLELKARRLFPEEEAELADLEPEEAAEELARRLAEYRRMKQASAFLRERLEAERDRYFRLGPAPLAPQPQRRLAEQQPLRLAEAIRALAVEPPRVSLAHMALRFPPVSRFLERFRAVLQRRRRFDFDAEVQGLSRVEQAVAFLALLELRKTGEIAISQAQPFAPIRVSRADDERIHAWTARSA
- the lgt gene encoding prolipoprotein diacylglyceryl transferase, which gives rise to MHLLASIPSPSNGTLDLGPLTIHMYGLTLLAAIGLCVVITGRRWVARGGDWDLIFRLAIWGVGAGIVGARLYHLATSWNQVPDQWWGPFAIWKGGLGIWGGVAAGCLVGGIIARRAGADVWLLADTLAPGLLVAQAVGRIGNWWNQELFGKPTDLPWGLEIDPVNRPLAYLDRATFHPTFLYELLWDLLAAALLVYVIERRRRPRPPGLFALYVVLWCFGRFWVELLRVDPANHILGLRVNTWVSGLGLVAGIVWFWLSQRRGRPPHTSVPTGPKMAVPGSGRVRRGR
- a CDS encoding plastocyanin/azurin family copper-binding protein, which gives rise to MKLPVTPALVACVAAAAVAAGPAAARPSGAASVVKVSAPPLGLKFDTKVLRAHPGKIKIVFTNRSTIQHNVRIESGENELGGTKTLGKGLAVAFLTLKKGTYNFYCSVPGHEAAGMKGKLVVS